A DNA window from Chelativorans sp. AA-79 contains the following coding sequences:
- the speB gene encoding agmatinase produces MTAPFHQPIDAAVVPRFSGHATFMRLPAVSSAEGLDIALVGIPWDGGTTNRAGARHGPREVRSQSSLMRRVHHVSKVEPFAIANIADVGDVSVNPIDLADGLARIEAGIAEIVAHGAIPIAAGGDHLTTLPVLRALAKERPVGLIHFDAHSDTNDTYFGNNPYTHGTPFRRAIEEGLVDPKRMVQIGIRGSIYDPDEHRWAIEQGVRIIYMEEFVRRGPADVMAEAREIAGGGPTYVSFDIDSIDPSMAPGTGTPEAGGFTTREAQEMLRLLAGVNIVGSDVVEVAPPFDVGGMTALAGATIMFELICLIAQLLAQSRDFRSRTMAPGEP; encoded by the coding sequence ATGACTGCACCCTTTCACCAGCCCATAGACGCGGCCGTCGTTCCACGCTTTTCCGGTCATGCCACGTTCATGCGGCTGCCGGCGGTGAGTTCGGCCGAGGGGCTCGACATCGCGCTGGTAGGCATTCCATGGGATGGGGGAACGACCAATCGGGCCGGCGCGCGCCACGGCCCGCGCGAGGTGCGCAGCCAATCGAGCCTGATGCGCCGCGTGCATCATGTCTCCAAGGTGGAACCGTTCGCGATTGCCAATATAGCCGATGTGGGCGACGTTTCGGTGAATCCGATCGATCTGGCCGATGGTCTCGCCAGGATAGAAGCCGGAATTGCCGAGATCGTCGCCCATGGCGCAATCCCTATTGCGGCAGGGGGCGATCACCTGACCACGTTGCCGGTGTTACGCGCCCTGGCGAAGGAACGGCCGGTAGGTCTCATCCATTTCGATGCGCATTCGGACACCAACGACACCTATTTCGGCAACAATCCCTATACACACGGCACTCCCTTCCGCCGCGCGATCGAGGAGGGCCTGGTCGATCCGAAGCGGATGGTGCAGATTGGGATCCGCGGTTCGATCTACGACCCGGACGAGCATCGCTGGGCGATCGAACAGGGCGTCCGCATCATCTATATGGAAGAGTTCGTCCGCCGGGGGCCGGCGGATGTTATGGCCGAGGCGCGCGAGATTGCAGGCGGAGGGCCCACCTACGTCTCTTTCGACATTGACAGCATCGATCCTTCCATGGCGCCGGGCACCGGAACGCCGGAGGCGGGTGGCTTTACCACACGCGAAGCGCAGGAGATGCTGAGGCTGCTCGCCGGGGTCAACATCGTCGGCTCGGATGTGGTGGAGGTGGCCCCGCCTTTCGATGTCGGCGGGATGACCGCCCTTGCCGGCGCGACGATAATGTTCGAACTCATCTGCTTAATCGCGCAGTTGCTTGCTCAATCTAGGGACTTCCGTAGCAGAACAATGGCCCCAGGCGAGCCGTAA
- a CDS encoding SDR family oxidoreductase, whose amino-acid sequence MVGRIDGRKALVTGAASGIGRACALALKEAGADVAGLDVRPGEGAFTVFGCDLREEAAIRTSVAEAADLLGGIDILVNNAGILEEAPLARITAEHIDRMFAVNVRGAILVAREALSHLPEGGRIINIVSELAYLGRAEASVYCGTKAALLGLTRAWARELAPRILVNAVAPGPTDTPLLDFNALSPEQKAAETAHPLGRIGRPEEVAAAVVFLAGPGATFFTGQCLGANGGAAMI is encoded by the coding sequence ATGGTAGGCCGTATCGACGGCAGGAAGGCGCTGGTGACGGGGGCGGCAAGCGGCATAGGCCGTGCCTGCGCCCTGGCGCTCAAGGAGGCCGGGGCGGACGTGGCGGGACTGGATGTCAGGCCGGGCGAAGGCGCCTTCACCGTCTTCGGCTGCGACCTCCGCGAGGAAGCCGCGATCAGGACGAGCGTGGCCGAGGCCGCCGATCTTCTCGGCGGCATCGACATCCTGGTCAACAACGCCGGCATCCTGGAAGAGGCTCCGCTGGCGCGCATAACGGCGGAGCACATCGACCGCATGTTCGCGGTGAATGTGCGCGGCGCCATCCTCGTGGCGCGCGAGGCGCTTTCCCATCTGCCGGAGGGCGGGCGCATCATCAACATCGTCTCGGAACTCGCCTATCTCGGCCGTGCCGAGGCGTCCGTCTATTGCGGCACCAAGGCAGCGCTTCTCGGGCTCACCCGCGCCTGGGCGCGCGAGCTTGCGCCGCGCATCCTCGTCAATGCCGTGGCGCCCGGCCCTACCGACACCCCGCTTCTCGACTTTAACGCGCTCTCGCCAGAACAGAAGGCGGCCGAGACAGCCCACCCGCTCGGCCGCATCGGACGGCCCGAGGAGGTGGCGGCGGCAGTCGTCTTCCTGGCCGGTCCGGGCGCGACCTTCTTCACCGGCCAATGCCTTGGCGCCAACGGCGGCGCCGCGATGATCTGA
- a CDS encoding ABC transporter permease: MSGGGLFTFRGRVSPVAEAAVGAAAALVLLAVWEACARTGLVAPQFLPAPSRVVTAFWGMLKDQNLLWHSGVSIARVWTAFLLAAVMAIPIGILMSSYRIVGAALEPVVDFIRYLPVPALVPLSIIWFGVDETTKIFLLWLGTFFQLVLLVADDMRRVPQEYVEVARTVGANSWHVMKDVALRSMGPSLLDNLRITLGWCWTYLIIAEIVAANSGIGYLIWTARRFVKTPEVMAGVFVIGLIGLVTDQLLRLAHRRLFPYL, encoded by the coding sequence TTGAGCGGCGGTGGGCTCTTCACCTTCCGGGGGCGTGTCTCCCCCGTGGCAGAGGCGGCGGTGGGAGCGGCGGCAGCGCTCGTCCTGCTGGCGGTCTGGGAAGCCTGCGCCAGGACCGGGCTGGTGGCGCCGCAATTCCTGCCGGCGCCGAGCCGGGTGGTCACCGCATTTTGGGGGATGCTCAAGGACCAGAACCTGCTCTGGCATTCCGGCGTCTCCATCGCCCGCGTCTGGACGGCCTTTCTGCTTGCCGCCGTCATGGCGATCCCCATCGGTATATTGATGAGCAGCTATCGCATCGTGGGAGCGGCGCTCGAGCCGGTGGTGGACTTCATCCGCTATCTGCCCGTGCCCGCCCTGGTGCCGCTGTCGATCATCTGGTTCGGCGTGGACGAGACCACCAAGATATTCCTGCTGTGGCTCGGCACCTTTTTCCAGCTCGTCCTTCTGGTGGCCGACGACATGCGCCGCGTGCCGCAGGAATATGTGGAGGTGGCGCGCACAGTGGGCGCGAATTCCTGGCATGTGATGAAGGACGTGGCGCTGCGCTCCATGGGACCGTCGCTGCTCGACAATCTGCGCATCACGCTCGGCTGGTGCTGGACTTATCTCATCATCGCCGAGATCGTCGCGGCCAATTCCGGCATCGGGTACCTGATCTGGACCGCCCGGCGCTTCGTGAAGACGCCTGAGGTGATGGCCGGCGTCTTCGTGATCGGTCTTATCGGGCTCGTCACCGACCAATTGCTGCGGCTCGCCCACCGCCGCCTCTTCCCCTATCTGTGA
- a CDS encoding FGGY family carbohydrate kinase, translating into MAEAWQSGLVAVLDVGKTNVKLSAATTDGAVLETLSVENPVCEGPPWRHHDLNALRGWVLDGLATLSRRYPLEAFVASGHGSGGVLVVADPDDGDGTALPMIDYEQPLPESIREAYAPLSGTFFDRGSATMHGATHQARQLYWMQQAEPAAFSRGRWFLGVPQYWAWVLSGIAVSEMTLLAAQSHLWNAAERRWAPIVARQGWRHLLPPFAKAWQMTGTLRPALAARHGLPDRLRILAGGHDSSLNYYRYQAAGLKDITVVSTGTWIVCFSGRTPLDRLDENRGMTCNSDVFGHPLGGVLTMGGREFAAIAGSSAPTEKTRREVVARLIARGTMALPSFGEDDGLFPGSAGRGRLAGTPPETPEERKALAIVYCALLTVECLDALGDGPEVMLDGSFLRDPLYAALVAGFAPGRRICYNLDAYGVASGAALLAGHETRTQPAPVELSDPAHLGDIASMLAPYAARWRAAARATSSKSNVTKGPVNG; encoded by the coding sequence ATGGCGGAGGCATGGCAGAGCGGCTTGGTCGCCGTGCTCGACGTCGGCAAGACCAATGTCAAGCTGAGTGCCGCGACCACGGACGGCGCGGTGCTCGAAACTCTGAGCGTGGAAAATCCCGTGTGCGAAGGCCCGCCCTGGCGCCACCACGACCTCAACGCGCTGCGCGGCTGGGTTCTCGATGGGCTTGCCACCCTTTCCCGCAGGTATCCGCTCGAGGCGTTCGTCGCCTCCGGCCATGGATCCGGGGGCGTGCTTGTCGTTGCCGATCCGGACGACGGCGACGGCACGGCACTTCCGATGATCGACTATGAGCAGCCCCTGCCGGAGTCGATCCGGGAGGCCTACGCACCGCTTAGCGGTACGTTCTTCGACCGGGGCAGTGCCACCATGCACGGCGCCACCCATCAGGCACGGCAGCTCTACTGGATGCAGCAGGCCGAGCCGGCGGCATTCTCGCGGGGGCGCTGGTTCCTCGGCGTGCCGCAATACTGGGCGTGGGTGCTTTCCGGCATCGCCGTTTCGGAGATGACACTGCTCGCCGCACAGTCGCACCTGTGGAACGCGGCGGAAAGACGCTGGGCGCCGATCGTCGCCCGCCAAGGTTGGCGGCACCTTCTGCCGCCTTTCGCCAAGGCATGGCAGATGACCGGTACGCTCCGGCCGGCTCTGGCCGCGCGTCACGGCCTGCCGGACAGGCTGCGCATCCTGGCAGGCGGCCACGACAGCAGCCTCAATTATTACCGCTACCAGGCGGCCGGGCTGAAAGATATCACCGTCGTCTCCACAGGCACCTGGATCGTCTGCTTTTCCGGACGCACGCCGCTCGACCGTCTCGATGAGAACCGCGGCATGACCTGCAACAGCGACGTGTTCGGCCACCCGCTTGGTGGTGTTCTGACCATGGGCGGCCGCGAGTTCGCGGCCATCGCGGGCAGTAGCGCGCCAACGGAGAAGACACGGCGCGAGGTGGTTGCCCGGTTGATCGCGCGCGGCACGATGGCCCTCCCGTCCTTCGGAGAAGATGACGGGCTTTTCCCGGGCAGCGCCGGGCGCGGCCGCCTCGCCGGCACTCCACCAGAAACGCCGGAGGAGCGAAAAGCGCTCGCCATAGTCTATTGTGCACTTTTGACCGTCGAGTGCCTTGATGCCCTGGGGGACGGACCGGAGGTCATGCTCGACGGGAGCTTCCTGCGCGACCCGCTTTACGCCGCGCTGGTCGCCGGATTCGCCCCCGGTCGGCGCATTTGCTACAATCTTGACGCCTATGGCGTCGCCTCCGGCGCCGCGCTGCTTGCCGGCCACGAGACGAGGACGCAGCCTGCCCCGGTCGAACTCAGCGACCCCGCCCATCTCGGCGATATCGCTTCCATGCTTGCCCCTTATGCCGCCCGGTGGCGCGCCGCGGCGCGGGCAACTTCCTCAAAATCGAATGTCACGAAAGGACCCGTCAATGGCTGA
- a CDS encoding ABC transporter ATP-binding protein, which produces MTTGYLRFEGVAKAFGSVPVVERTDLAVERNSLAVFLGPSGCGKTTLMRMAGGLDSPSAGAIILDGAMVAGPDRRRGMVFQSYSSFPWLTVEKNIGFGMRYRRDLDRRGKAERVAHYLRLAGLEDFAGAYPNRISGGMRQRVAIARTLAAGSEVLLMDEPFGALDALTRERLQVQLREIQTREAKTIIFVTHDVEEAVFLADRIVMFSRRPARIVADIDVGAVLGDRRSLEIRETKEFFDLRNRVLHLIRNETGDQA; this is translated from the coding sequence GTGACAACCGGATATCTTCGTTTCGAAGGCGTCGCCAAGGCGTTCGGCTCCGTGCCCGTAGTGGAACGCACCGACCTTGCGGTCGAACGCAACTCGCTGGCGGTCTTCCTCGGCCCTTCCGGATGCGGCAAGACCACACTCATGCGCATGGCGGGCGGGCTCGACAGTCCGAGCGCCGGCGCCATCATCCTCGACGGAGCCATGGTCGCCGGACCGGACCGGCGGCGCGGCATGGTGTTCCAGTCCTATTCCTCCTTCCCCTGGCTCACGGTGGAAAAGAACATAGGCTTCGGCATGCGGTACCGCCGCGACCTGGATCGGCGCGGGAAGGCCGAACGCGTGGCGCATTATCTGCGGCTCGCGGGGCTGGAGGATTTCGCCGGCGCCTATCCCAACCGCATCTCCGGCGGCATGCGCCAGCGCGTAGCGATCGCCCGCACGCTCGCCGCCGGTTCCGAAGTGCTGCTCATGGACGAGCCCTTCGGCGCGCTCGACGCGCTGACGCGGGAGCGTCTTCAGGTGCAGTTGCGCGAAATCCAGACGCGCGAGGCCAAGACCATCATCTTCGTCACCCACGATGTGGAGGAGGCCGTATTCCTGGCCGACCGCATCGTCATGTTCTCGCGGCGTCCGGCCCGCATCGTCGCCGATATCGATGTAGGGGCTGTCCTGGGCGACCGGCGCTCGCTGGAAATCCGCGAGACGAAAGAATTCTTCGATCTGCGCAACCGGGTGCTGCACCTGATCCGCAACGAGACGGGGGACCAGGCATGA
- a CDS encoding ABC transporter permease: MTTLVARTRRMLGPEMAGPVLAFLAVMLIFGTSSPQFLSRATFGSVAFQLPELGLLTLAMLLPILTGGLNLAVTFTANIAGLVVAWVLQANGGVDAGPAAFALGALLALAAGAASGIVMGLVIAYTRAHPILVSLSMMIFLRGLGEFLTRGGDVSGFPTFIRQLGHGSILGIPAPLLVFILCVGLWHLLLSRTKLGFNTYMIGSNIEAAHYSGVNTRKVLVLVYTLSGIMCAVAGIIMMARFNSVRIGHGESYLLITVLACFLGGVNPFGGFGRVIPVFVALVVLQLLSSGLNLLGANQHLATAVWGMLLVAVMILRWIAGQFGYLVGKRE; encoded by the coding sequence ATGACGACGCTTGTCGCGCGTACCCGCCGGATGCTTGGCCCCGAAATGGCCGGTCCGGTCCTCGCCTTCCTGGCGGTCATGCTGATCTTCGGCACAAGCTCTCCGCAGTTTCTTTCCCGGGCGACCTTCGGCTCCGTCGCCTTTCAGTTGCCGGAACTGGGCCTTCTGACGCTGGCCATGCTCCTGCCGATCCTGACAGGCGGGCTCAACCTGGCCGTCACGTTCACGGCCAATATCGCCGGGCTGGTGGTCGCCTGGGTGCTGCAGGCAAACGGCGGCGTGGACGCGGGACCTGCAGCCTTCGCGCTGGGTGCGCTTCTGGCGCTTGCGGCGGGCGCGGCGAGCGGTATCGTGATGGGCCTCGTCATCGCCTATACGCGCGCGCACCCCATCCTAGTGTCCCTCTCCATGATGATCTTCCTGCGCGGCCTGGGCGAGTTCCTAACGCGCGGCGGCGACGTTTCCGGCTTTCCCACCTTCATCCGCCAACTCGGCCACGGCTCGATCCTGGGGATACCGGCTCCGCTGCTCGTGTTCATCCTGTGCGTGGGGCTGTGGCATCTTTTGCTGTCGCGCACGAAGCTCGGCTTCAACACCTATATGATCGGATCGAACATCGAGGCGGCACATTATTCGGGCGTCAACACCCGCAAGGTGCTCGTGCTCGTCTACACACTCTCGGGCATCATGTGCGCGGTCGCGGGCATCATCATGATGGCCCGCTTCAACTCTGTCCGCATCGGCCATGGCGAGTCCTACCTTCTGATCACGGTGCTTGCCTGCTTTCTCGGCGGCGTCAATCCATTCGGCGGCTTCGGCCGCGTCATACCGGTCTTCGTTGCACTGGTCGTGCTGCAGCTTCTGTCTTCGGGACTCAATCTTCTCGGCGCCAACCAACATCTGGCGACGGCGGTCTGGGGCATGCTGCTCGTTGCCGTCATGATCCTGCGCTGGATCGCCGGACAGTTCGGATATCTTGTCGGAAAGAGGGAATAA
- a CDS encoding ABC transporter substrate-binding protein — protein MDRYLAGVASALALTVTVSTASAADQIRILAPTWLGFAPVHVALERGCFAENGLDVSIRFEDDLANVMAAMQRGDIEIQMRSVGEYQGRPRDRDTPGIIIGTIDESVGGDGVITDEAIQSVADLQGKVIASEPNIPSRLLLQMELKEAGLTLEDLNIRDIATADTAAVFADESIAAIATYEPFMSQAIATSSRPGARILVSSKDHPGLIIDAIIARNDDLQANPDKYARFLDCIYKAVDFIKAEPDSFAEIAAGEFGLTPEEVTEIVQTTLTYNTLDEALDYMGAPGERGKLHDIFDTVMELNLENGAAENKLVAEEQIDNSVINRLR, from the coding sequence ATGGACAGGTATCTTGCAGGTGTCGCTTCCGCCTTGGCTTTGACGGTGACCGTTTCGACGGCCTCGGCCGCCGACCAGATCCGCATCCTGGCGCCCACCTGGCTGGGCTTTGCGCCGGTGCATGTGGCACTGGAGCGCGGCTGCTTCGCGGAGAACGGGCTCGACGTCTCCATCCGCTTCGAGGACGACCTCGCCAATGTGATGGCCGCGATGCAGCGCGGCGACATCGAGATCCAGATGCGTTCGGTGGGCGAATATCAGGGCCGCCCGCGCGACAGGGACACGCCCGGCATCATCATCGGCACGATCGACGAGTCCGTGGGCGGCGACGGGGTCATCACCGACGAGGCTATCCAGTCGGTGGCCGATCTCCAGGGAAAGGTGATCGCCTCGGAGCCCAACATCCCCTCACGCCTGCTCCTGCAGATGGAGCTGAAAGAGGCCGGGCTCACGCTGGAGGACCTCAACATCCGCGACATCGCCACGGCGGACACCGCCGCGGTCTTCGCCGACGAGTCGATCGCCGCCATCGCCACCTACGAGCCCTTCATGTCGCAGGCGATTGCCACGAGCAGCCGCCCGGGCGCGCGCATCCTGGTCTCCTCCAAGGATCATCCGGGGCTGATCATCGACGCGATCATCGCCCGGAACGACGACCTTCAGGCCAACCCGGACAAGTATGCCCGCTTCCTCGACTGCATCTACAAGGCGGTCGATTTCATCAAGGCGGAGCCGGACTCCTTCGCCGAGATCGCCGCCGGCGAATTTGGCCTGACGCCGGAGGAGGTGACGGAGATCGTCCAGACGACGCTCACCTACAACACGCTCGATGAGGCCCTCGACTATATGGGCGCGCCCGGAGAGCGCGGAAAGCTGCACGACATCTTCGACACGGTGATGGAGCTCAACCTGGAAAACGGCGCGGCCGAGAACAAGCTCGTCGCCGAGGAGCAGATCGACAATTCCGTGATCAACCGGCTGCGCTGA
- a CDS encoding SDR family oxidoreductase, whose translation MTIALAGRVAVITGASRGIGLGVARGFARAGAKLHLIADDPAVEDRALELGATAAVADIRDRAAVGKALAPLSAIDILVNNAGLELMTPVTEAGGGAEEIFRRVVEINVVGTALVTRTALGRMGKGGAIVNTASIWGRVAEARFDAYVASKHAIIGLTKTWAKELGPTGIRVNAVCPGWVETEASMRSLRRMAEEAGRPERELLSEIVAGQALEGLMSPPDMADAYLFLASDLAANITGQSLGVDRGEVPW comes from the coding sequence ATGACGATCGCTCTCGCCGGCCGCGTGGCGGTGATTACGGGTGCGAGCCGCGGCATCGGCCTCGGCGTGGCGCGCGGTTTCGCCCGCGCGGGCGCCAAGCTTCATCTGATCGCCGATGATCCCGCCGTGGAGGATCGGGCGCTCGAACTTGGAGCGACCGCGGCGGTGGCGGATATCCGGGATCGTGCGGCGGTCGGCAAGGCACTGGCTCCCCTCTCTGCCATCGATATCCTCGTCAACAATGCCGGCCTCGAATTGATGACGCCCGTCACGGAAGCGGGCGGCGGTGCGGAGGAGATCTTCCGCCGCGTCGTCGAGATCAATGTGGTGGGCACGGCGCTCGTCACCCGCACCGCGCTCGGCCGGATGGGCAAAGGCGGCGCGATCGTCAACACGGCATCGATCTGGGGGCGGGTGGCCGAAGCTCGCTTCGACGCCTATGTGGCCTCCAAGCATGCCATTATCGGGCTCACCAAGACCTGGGCCAAAGAGCTCGGGCCGACGGGCATCCGTGTCAATGCGGTCTGCCCGGGCTGGGTGGAAACGGAGGCCTCCATGCGCTCGCTGCGGCGAATGGCGGAGGAAGCGGGGCGGCCGGAAAGGGAGCTGCTTTCGGAGATCGTCGCCGGGCAGGCCCTGGAGGGGCTGATGTCGCCTCCCGACATGGCCGACGCCTATCTGTTCCTCGCCTCCGACCTTGCCGCAAACATCACCGGGCAGTCGCTCGGCGTCGATCGCGGAGAGGTGCCATGGTAG
- a CDS encoding sugar phosphate isomerase/epimerase, giving the protein MQGFGVHTSMWTMNWDRAGAEKAIAAAVKYEMDFIEIALLNAPAVDAAHSRALLEKHGLRAICSLGLPESAWASQRPDAAIEYLQVAIDKTAEIGAEALAGVIFGGIGERTGVPPTQAEYDNIARALSAAAKHAKAKGIELGIEAVNRYENHLINTARQAVDMIERVGADNIFVHLDTYHMNIEEKGAANGILDAREHLKYIHLSESDRGTPGYGNVPWDEIYAALAAISFKGGLAMESFINMPPEVAYGLAVWRPVARDEEEVMGNGLPFLRNKAKQYRLI; this is encoded by the coding sequence ATGCAGGGATTTGGCGTACACACCAGCATGTGGACGATGAACTGGGATCGCGCCGGGGCCGAAAAGGCAATCGCCGCCGCCGTCAAATACGAGATGGACTTCATCGAGATCGCATTGCTGAATGCGCCGGCGGTCGATGCGGCGCATAGCCGGGCGCTTCTGGAAAAGCATGGGCTGCGCGCGATCTGCTCGCTCGGATTGCCGGAGTCGGCCTGGGCTTCGCAGCGCCCGGACGCGGCGATCGAATATCTGCAGGTCGCTATCGACAAGACGGCGGAAATCGGCGCCGAGGCGCTCGCCGGCGTCATCTTCGGCGGCATCGGCGAGCGTACCGGCGTCCCGCCTACCCAGGCCGAGTACGACAACATCGCCCGCGCGCTGAGTGCGGCCGCCAAACACGCCAAGGCCAAAGGCATCGAACTGGGCATCGAGGCGGTCAACCGCTACGAGAACCACCTGATCAACACAGCGCGCCAGGCCGTCGACATGATCGAGCGCGTGGGCGCCGACAATATCTTCGTCCACCTCGACACCTATCACATGAACATCGAGGAGAAAGGAGCAGCCAATGGTATCCTCGATGCACGCGAGCATCTGAAATACATTCACCTGTCCGAGAGCGACCGGGGAACGCCGGGCTACGGAAACGTCCCGTGGGACGAGATCTACGCGGCACTGGCGGCAATCAGCTTCAAGGGCGGGCTCGCGATGGAGAGCTTCATCAACATGCCGCCTGAAGTGGCATACGGGCTCGCGGTGTGGCGTCCGGTCGCCAGGGACGAGGAGGAAGTCATGGGCAACGGGCTGCCGTTCCTGCGCAACAAGGCGAAACAGTATCGCCTGATCTGA
- a CDS encoding creatininase — MDSVFLAEIPWPEAERRIAAGAPVFLPLGATEQHGHHMALGVDVVIPTAIAERAARAVGGLVAPTVPYGNRSQPRTGGGPAFAGTLNLTAHTFALIVRDIICELYRQKAHKIVVINGHYENIAPSVEGIELALDHLGRDRVGDLTILRMDHWDLVQPQTIDRIFPDGYPGIELEHASVIETSLMMALRPELVDLSKALHDGPAQFKPYDRYPRPMEEVPPSGVLSMTEGSSAEKGEWLLADCHERIVEIIHVEFGKGKTR, encoded by the coding sequence ATGGACAGCGTGTTCCTTGCCGAAATCCCCTGGCCGGAGGCCGAACGGCGCATCGCCGCCGGCGCGCCGGTCTTCCTGCCGCTGGGCGCAACCGAGCAGCACGGCCACCACATGGCGCTCGGGGTGGACGTGGTGATCCCGACGGCAATCGCCGAGCGGGCCGCCCGCGCCGTGGGCGGGCTCGTCGCGCCCACCGTGCCCTATGGCAACCGCTCCCAGCCGCGAACCGGCGGCGGGCCGGCCTTTGCCGGCACGTTGAACCTCACCGCGCATACATTCGCACTTATTGTGCGCGACATCATCTGCGAGCTCTACCGTCAGAAGGCGCACAAGATCGTCGTCATCAACGGCCACTACGAGAACATCGCCCCGTCGGTGGAGGGGATCGAGCTTGCGCTCGACCATCTCGGACGCGACCGCGTCGGCGATCTGACCATCTTGCGCATGGATCATTGGGATCTCGTGCAGCCGCAGACCATCGACCGCATCTTCCCCGACGGCTACCCCGGCATCGAGCTCGAACATGCAAGCGTGATCGAGACTTCCCTGATGATGGCGCTGAGGCCGGAGCTCGTGGACCTCTCGAAGGCGCTCCATGACGGGCCGGCGCAGTTCAAACCTTATGACCGCTATCCCCGGCCCATGGAGGAGGTGCCTCCCTCCGGCGTGCTTTCCATGACCGAGGGCTCGAGCGCGGAAAAGGGCGAGTGGCTGCTGGCCGACTGCCATGAGCGCATCGTCGAGATCATTCATGTGGAATTCGGAAAAGGCAAAACGAGATGA
- a CDS encoding class II aldolase/adducin family protein, whose translation MAENEKAALRREMVDICRRMNSSGINQGTAGNLSARTADGFLITPSSMPYETMTPDDLVEMDFDGTYVGRLPSSEWRFHRDILRTRTDIDVVLHCHSIYATTLACHHKTIPSFHYMTGIAGGATIRCAEYATFGTQALSDNALAALEGRLACLLGQHGQISLGTTLESALWLAIEVETLSRIYVQALTLGEPPILPDDEMERVIEQMRRMSYGLAPDADGINDIARPREPVRG comes from the coding sequence ATGGCTGAGAACGAGAAGGCGGCTCTCCGCCGCGAGATGGTGGATATCTGTCGGCGGATGAACTCGAGCGGCATCAACCAGGGCACGGCGGGCAACCTCTCCGCGCGCACGGCCGACGGATTTCTGATCACCCCCTCCTCGATGCCCTATGAGACGATGACTCCGGACGACCTGGTGGAAATGGATTTCGACGGCACCTATGTCGGCCGCCTTCCGTCGTCGGAGTGGCGGTTCCACCGTGACATCCTGCGCACGCGCACCGATATCGACGTCGTGCTCCACTGCCATTCGATCTACGCCACCACCCTCGCTTGCCATCACAAGACGATACCGAGCTTCCATTACATGACCGGGATTGCCGGCGGCGCGACGATCCGATGCGCAGAATACGCGACCTTCGGCACGCAGGCCCTCTCCGACAATGCGCTTGCAGCACTCGAGGGGCGGCTTGCCTGCCTGCTTGGGCAGCATGGGCAGATCTCGCTCGGCACAACGCTGGAATCGGCGCTGTGGCTGGCGATCGAGGTCGAGACGCTATCGCGCATATATGTGCAGGCTCTGACACTCGGCGAGCCGCCGATCCTGCCGGACGACGAGATGGAGCGCGTGATCGAACAGATGCGCAGGATGAGCTATGGCTTGGCGCCCGATGCCGATGGCATCAACGATATCGCGAGGCCGCGCGAGCCGGTTCGGGGATAA